In one window of Myxocyprinus asiaticus isolate MX2 ecotype Aquarium Trade chromosome 43, UBuf_Myxa_2, whole genome shotgun sequence DNA:
- the LOC127433662 gene encoding urokinase plasminogen activator surface receptor-like isoform X2 produces MKTLLATLVLFVAVLHSEGLKCYTCVANNQEECNRQGSTVCPANSDACSTITGPHSVMKSCAYKSFCDKSHMSKGEMKLECCFNDDCNGPHQYHSHGEHPNIAMALSSSPVLLLGVLLIRVAVNSL; encoded by the exons ATGAAAACTCTCCTAGCTACGCTGGTCCTGTTCGTTGCTGTGCTACACa GTGAGGGACTGAAGTGTTACACCTGTGTGGCAAATAACCAAGAGGAGTGTAACCGGCAGGGGTCTACAGTGTGTCCAGCTAACTCGGATGCCTGCTCTACTATCACAGGACCCC ACTCAGTTATGAAGTCATGTGCTTACAAGTCCTTCTGTGACAAGTCTCACATGAGCAAAGGTGAGATGAAGCTGGAATGCTGCTTTAATGACGACTGTAACGGCCCCCACCAGTACCACAGCCACGGGGAGCACCCTAACATTGCCATGGCCCTGAGCTCCAGCCCTGTCCTGCTCCTGGGGGTCCTGCTCATTAGAGTGGCTGTCAattcactgtaa
- the LOC127433662 gene encoding CD59 glycoprotein-like isoform X1 produces MKTLLATLVLFVAVLHTVLSCPVCEGEGLKCYTCVANNQEECNRQGSTVCPANSDACSTITGPHSVMKSCAYKSFCDKSHMSKGEMKLECCFNDDCNGPHQYHSHGEHPNIAMALSSSPVLLLGVLLIRVAVNSL; encoded by the exons ATGAAAACTCTCCTAGCTACGCTGGTCCTGTTCGTTGCTGTGCTACACa CTGTGTTGTCTTGTCCGGTGTGTGAAGGTGAGGGACTGAAGTGTTACACCTGTGTGGCAAATAACCAAGAGGAGTGTAACCGGCAGGGGTCTACAGTGTGTCCAGCTAACTCGGATGCCTGCTCTACTATCACAGGACCCC ACTCAGTTATGAAGTCATGTGCTTACAAGTCCTTCTGTGACAAGTCTCACATGAGCAAAGGTGAGATGAAGCTGGAATGCTGCTTTAATGACGACTGTAACGGCCCCCACCAGTACCACAGCCACGGGGAGCACCCTAACATTGCCATGGCCCTGAGCTCCAGCCCTGTCCTGCTCCTGGGGGTCCTGCTCATTAGAGTGGCTGTCAattcactgtaa